From Irregularibacter muris, a single genomic window includes:
- a CDS encoding ABC transporter ATP-binding protein, producing MNNSREILLEVKDLKKYFPVKKGFLSKEKNVVKAIDGVSFDIAKGETLGLVGESGCGKSTTGRTVLRLIEPTDGRIKFNGEDMTALHKTQLRQKRKDMQIIFQDPYSSLNPRLTAGEIIGRAIDVNHLTKGKEREERIHKLLDTVGLGAKVYHRYPNEFSGGQRQRIGIARALACNPKLIVCDEPISALDVSIQSQIINLLQDIQDEFGLTYLFIAHNLAVVKHISDHIAVMYLGKIVEMAKKDDLFKKPEHPYTNALLSAILPPNPRGKKERIKLQGDVPSPIDIPPGCRFYDRCFKKSSSCREIEPTLKDIGGGHQVACHNIRRKNFEYKRHYAASFRYGRV from the coding sequence ATGAATAATTCAAGGGAGATTTTGCTGGAAGTTAAAGATTTAAAGAAGTACTTTCCAGTAAAAAAAGGATTTTTATCTAAAGAAAAAAATGTTGTAAAGGCCATAGATGGAGTTTCCTTTGATATAGCAAAGGGAGAGACCTTGGGTTTAGTAGGGGAATCAGGTTGTGGAAAATCTACAACCGGGAGAACGGTATTAAGATTAATTGAGCCAACGGATGGTAGGATAAAATTCAATGGAGAAGATATGACTGCTCTTCATAAAACTCAATTAAGGCAAAAAAGAAAGGATATGCAAATCATCTTTCAAGATCCCTATTCCTCCCTCAATCCCAGGCTCACTGCTGGAGAAATTATAGGGAGAGCTATTGATGTGAATCATCTAACAAAGGGGAAGGAAAGGGAAGAAAGAATTCATAAGCTCCTAGATACTGTGGGACTAGGTGCCAAGGTGTACCACCGCTATCCTAATGAATTTAGTGGAGGTCAAAGGCAGAGGATTGGTATTGCTAGGGCCCTTGCCTGTAACCCTAAATTGATTGTATGTGATGAACCTATCTCTGCCCTAGATGTGTCCATCCAATCCCAGATTATCAATCTTTTGCAGGATATTCAGGATGAGTTTGGCCTCACCTATTTATTTATTGCCCATAATTTAGCGGTCGTCAAACATATTAGTGACCACATTGCTGTGATGTATCTAGGGAAAATTGTTGAAATGGCCAAAAAAGATGATTTATTTAAAAAGCCTGAGCACCCCTATACCAATGCCTTATTATCAGCTATTTTGCCCCCTAATCCAAGGGGAAAGAAAGAAAGAATAAAATTACAAGGGGATGTACCTAGCCCCATTGATATCCCCCCAGGATGTAGATTTTATGATCGATGTTTTAAAAAGAGTAGTTCATGTAGGGAAATAGAACCAACATTAAAAGACATTGGAGGCGGTCATCAGGTAGCCTGCCATAATATAAGGAGGAAAAATTTTGAATACAAGAGACATTATGCAGCTAGCTTTAGATATGGCAGGGTTTGA
- a CDS encoding chromate transporter: MKKYLEMFLSFFRIGAFTIGGGYAMLPLIEKEIVDKKKWIERNEYLDMLALAQSSPGPVAVNTSVFVGYKIAGMPGVVATVLGSVLPSFLIILIIASIFVGIKDSVVVERVFKGIRPAVVALIAAPVVRMVKSEKLNRKTIFIPIVVALLVAFLDVTPVILIMVAAVAGNLYKRERKGEKHR; this comes from the coding sequence ATGAAAAAATACCTAGAGATGTTTTTATCCTTTTTTAGAATAGGGGCCTTCACCATTGGTGGAGGCTATGCTATGTTGCCCCTTATAGAAAAGGAAATTGTAGACAAAAAGAAATGGATTGAAAGAAATGAATATTTAGATATGCTTGCCCTTGCCCAGTCTTCCCCCGGCCCCGTGGCGGTAAACACCTCGGTGTTTGTAGGCTATAAAATTGCTGGTATGCCCGGAGTAGTGGCCACTGTCCTTGGCTCTGTTTTGCCATCCTTTCTCATTATACTGATTATTGCCTCTATTTTTGTTGGGATAAAGGATAGTGTGGTAGTAGAGAGAGTCTTTAAGGGAATAAGACCAGCTGTGGTAGCTCTGATTGCGGCTCCTGTAGTGAGAATGGTAAAGAGTGAAAAACTAAATAGAAAGACCATATTTATCCCCATAGTAGTTGCTCTGTTGGTGGCTTTTTTAGATGTTACGCCGGTTATTCTCATTATGGTAGCTGCTGTTGCAGGAAACCTGTATAAGAGGGAAAGGAAAGGAGAGAAGCATAGGTGA
- a CDS encoding Nif3-like dinuclear metal center hexameric protein — protein sequence MNTRDIMQLALDMAGFDDIPADSEIYVEGGEIKKILFGVDIDSSDLYYAKENGYDAVIAHHPQGSIINAYEVYQDHIKVMKQFGVPEEVARNTIEEKYGILKISVQSSNYENTISVAKMLDMPFLNIHQPLDEIGRRLMQQRVDEVCSNGNATLMEVVKALSSFKEMQIARTNVELLIGEEKDRAGKTVIAHGTYTNGGYDVANTYFENGIDTVVYIHIAYADYVKLKKEKKGNLIVSGHIASDSLGINPFVKALREKGLEVTTIKGILE from the coding sequence TTGAATACAAGAGACATTATGCAGCTAGCTTTAGATATGGCAGGGTTTGATGATATTCCTGCTGACTCTGAAATCTATGTAGAAGGAGGGGAAATCAAAAAAATACTCTTTGGTGTGGATATAGATAGTTCGGATCTATATTATGCCAAGGAGAATGGATATGATGCAGTGATTGCTCACCACCCCCAAGGAAGTATCATCAATGCCTATGAAGTTTATCAGGATCACATAAAGGTGATGAAGCAATTTGGTGTACCAGAAGAAGTTGCTAGAAATACAATAGAAGAAAAATATGGTATACTAAAGATATCTGTACAGAGCAGTAACTATGAGAACACGATTTCGGTGGCAAAAATGCTAGATATGCCCTTTTTAAATATTCATCAGCCCCTAGATGAAATAGGGCGACGATTAATGCAACAAAGGGTAGATGAGGTTTGTAGCAATGGGAATGCGACTCTTATGGAGGTTGTAAAAGCTCTAAGTAGCTTTAAAGAAATGCAGATAGCAAGGACTAATGTAGAGTTGTTGATAGGAGAGGAAAAGGATAGGGCAGGGAAAACCGTTATTGCCCATGGTACCTATACCAATGGAGGATACGATGTGGCCAATACTTATTTTGAAAATGGTATTGATACTGTTGTCTATATTCATATCGCCTATGCTGATTATGTAAAGCTAAAGAAAGAGAAAAAAGGCAATCTTATTGTATCTGGCCATATAGCTAGCGACTCTTTGGGCATTAACCCCTTTGTAAAAGCTTTAAGGGAGAAGGGACTAGAGGTAACAACCATAAAAGGAATACTTGAATAA
- a CDS encoding chromate transporter: protein MIFIQLFLTFFKIGLFSFGGGYAMLSMMQQEVVSINQWTSVPEFVDMVAISQVTPGPIAINMSTYVGYKIAGVLGSAIATLGCIAPSVIIMLIITRFFFKFQNNPYVENAFLGLRPTTIGLVAAAAILVAEGAFIDIKSLILFAIAFLLSYKYKIDPILMTIGAGVAGFILY, encoded by the coding sequence GTGATCTTTATACAATTATTTCTAACCTTTTTCAAAATAGGACTATTTAGCTTTGGAGGGGGATATGCTATGCTGAGCATGATGCAGCAGGAAGTGGTCAGCATAAATCAATGGACCAGTGTTCCAGAATTTGTGGATATGGTAGCCATATCCCAAGTAACCCCAGGACCTATTGCTATAAATATGTCTACCTATGTGGGATATAAGATAGCAGGAGTCCTAGGTTCTGCTATAGCGACCCTTGGCTGTATAGCTCCTTCTGTGATCATTATGTTGATTATCACCCGCTTCTTTTTTAAGTTTCAAAACAATCCCTATGTGGAAAATGCCTTTCTAGGACTCAGACCCACGACGATAGGTCTTGTTGCAGCAGCAGCTATTCTTGTGGCAGAGGGTGCCTTTATTGATATAAAGAGTTTGATCCTATTTGCCATAGCTTTTTTACTTTCTTATAAATATAAAATAGATCCTATTTTAATGACGATTGGTGCAGGGGTTGCGGGATTTATCTTATATTAG
- a CDS encoding ABC transporter ATP-binding protein: MSNTLLEVKDLNTHFFTTNGVIPAVDGVSFALDKGETLGIVGESGSGKSVTARSIMKLVPYPPGKIVSGSIKFNGEDLLSKKESEMREIRGRKIGMIFQDPMTSLNPLFTIGNQMMEAIVIHQKVGKKEARIKAIESLKMVGIPSPEARMNNYPHNMSGGMRQRVMIAMALSCHPELLIADEPTTALDVTIQAQILDLVKEIKGKFHMSVLIITHDLGVVADIADKVIVMYAGKVMEYGTVIDLFDNPLHPYTKGLLDAIPTLDMEGERLKSIEGNLPNVNLDFKGCRFAERCKEKSEKCLRIEPELVKIKNAYVRCHKYTQ, translated from the coding sequence ATGTCAAATACACTATTGGAAGTAAAAGACTTAAATACACATTTTTTTACTACAAATGGAGTGATTCCCGCAGTGGATGGAGTCAGTTTTGCTCTAGATAAAGGAGAGACCTTAGGTATTGTGGGGGAGTCAGGCAGTGGCAAAAGTGTCACTGCCCGCTCCATCATGAAACTAGTTCCCTATCCACCGGGTAAAATTGTGTCAGGATCTATAAAATTTAATGGAGAGGATTTGCTTTCTAAGAAGGAAAGTGAAATGAGAGAGATTAGGGGCAGAAAAATAGGGATGATTTTTCAAGATCCTATGACCTCTCTCAACCCTCTTTTTACCATTGGCAATCAAATGATGGAAGCCATCGTCATTCATCAAAAAGTAGGAAAGAAAGAAGCTAGGATAAAAGCCATAGAGAGTTTAAAGATGGTGGGTATCCCTTCGCCAGAAGCAAGGATGAATAATTATCCTCACAACATGAGCGGAGGAATGCGTCAAAGGGTAATGATTGCTATGGCCCTATCTTGTCATCCAGAACTTTTAATTGCCGATGAACCAACCACAGCTTTGGATGTGACCATACAGGCTCAAATATTAGATCTAGTAAAAGAGATAAAGGGAAAATTTCATATGTCTGTTCTCATCATTACCCATGATCTAGGGGTAGTAGCGGATATTGCAGATAAGGTTATTGTCATGTACGCCGGGAAGGTGATGGAATACGGTACAGTCATAGATTTATTTGACAATCCCCTTCATCCCTATACCAAAGGACTTTTAGACGCTATTCCCACCCTGGATATGGAGGGGGAGAGGTTAAAATCTATAGAAGGGAATCTGCCCAATGTAAATCTAGACTTTAAAGGCTGCAGATTCGCTGAAAGATGTAAGGAAAAAAGTGAAAAATGTCTAAGGATAGAACCTGAGTTAGTGAAAATAAAGAATGCATATGTACGATGTCATAAATATACACAGTAG